A part of Desulfotomaculum nigrificans DSM 574 genomic DNA contains:
- a CDS encoding branched-chain amino acid ABC transporter permease: MTGEAFLQNLANGVSLGSLYALIAIGYTMVYGILRLINFAHADLLMVAAYIAFYGILVFSLPWWVSFIIAVVITALLGVSIEKVAYRPLRDAPRISVLISAIGVSFLLENLGIVAIGARPKTFPRPESMVWNIKIGDVSFLSLAIIIPVVTIILLLAVEFLVNKTKIGTAMRAVSRDFETASLMAVDVNKVISTTFVVGSGLAAVGGIMWSLQYPQIDPLMGVFPGLKCFIAAVMGGIGNIKGAMLGGFILGMGEVFLVAFMPDLSGYRDAFAFVILIFILLFKPTGILGEKVVEKV; this comes from the coding sequence ATGACTGGAGAAGCGTTTCTTCAAAATTTGGCTAACGGCGTTTCTTTGGGCAGTTTGTACGCACTAATTGCCATAGGTTATACCATGGTATACGGTATTTTAAGGTTAATTAACTTTGCCCACGCTGACCTGCTAATGGTGGCAGCTTATATTGCCTTTTACGGTATTTTGGTGTTTTCTTTGCCCTGGTGGGTGTCCTTTATTATTGCTGTTGTTATTACCGCATTGCTGGGTGTAAGTATTGAAAAAGTAGCTTACCGGCCGCTGCGTGATGCTCCAAGAATTTCGGTTTTAATCTCTGCCATTGGTGTTTCCTTTCTTTTGGAAAACCTGGGCATTGTGGCCATTGGAGCCCGTCCCAAAACCTTTCCCCGTCCGGAATCAATGGTTTGGAATATCAAAATAGGGGATGTTTCTTTCCTATCTTTAGCCATTATTATCCCGGTGGTTACCATTATATTACTGTTGGCGGTTGAATTTTTGGTTAATAAAACAAAGATAGGTACGGCCATGCGGGCTGTTTCTCGAGACTTTGAAACTGCCAGTCTGATGGCTGTTGATGTGAATAAAGTAATCAGTACCACCTTCGTGGTGGGATCCGGATTGGCTGCTGTCGGTGGTATCATGTGGAGTTTACAATACCCTCAGATTGATCCGCTGATGGGTGTTTTCCCGGGCTTAAAGTGTTTTATCGCGGCAGTTATGGGTGGTATTGGTAACATTAAAGGAGCTATGTTAGGTGGCTTTATTTTGGGTATGGGGGAAGTATTCCTGGTGGCATTTATGCCGGATCTTTCCGGCTACCGGGATGCCTTTGCCTTTGTCATACTGATATTTATTTTACTGTTTAAACCCACCGGTATTCTGGGTGAAAAAGTAGTGGAGAAGGTGTAA
- a CDS encoding branched-chain amino acid ABC transporter permease — protein MDSRQGIKKLLTLGLVVLSCALLFFTQNFLDNFQARVLNLAAIYIILAVSMNLVLGFTGMFSLGHAGFMCVGAYVSAILTMSPASKEVIYYMQPIISPLDKIQWPVFPAILVAGLVAAFFGFLIGFPALRLRDDYLAIATLGFGEIIRIVVTNTINITNGSLGLKNIPPIKSMWVYWGFAIATILILKQLINSSWGYAFKAIRDNEIAAEAMGIDIFKHKLMSFTIGAFFAGIAGALMGHLITSIDPTMFRFLFTFQILLIIVLGGLGSMTGSVISAVVVTVMMEVLRFVEQPMTLLGFNIPGIPGMRMVIFSVLLLLVILFYRQGLMGTKEFNWDWVLNKFGVKRSSSERGVRADG, from the coding sequence ATGGATAGCAGACAAGGAATTAAAAAACTTTTAACCTTAGGACTGGTGGTTTTAAGCTGTGCCCTATTGTTTTTTACCCAAAACTTTTTGGATAATTTCCAGGCCCGGGTACTAAACTTGGCCGCCATTTATATTATTCTGGCTGTCAGCATGAACCTGGTGCTGGGTTTTACCGGTATGTTTTCTCTCGGTCACGCCGGTTTTATGTGTGTGGGAGCCTATGTTTCGGCTATTTTAACCATGTCACCGGCCAGTAAAGAAGTCATTTATTATATGCAACCAATTATTTCTCCGCTGGATAAAATTCAATGGCCGGTATTTCCGGCTATTCTGGTGGCCGGTCTGGTGGCTGCGTTCTTTGGCTTTTTAATCGGCTTCCCGGCCCTGCGGCTGCGGGATGATTATCTGGCCATCGCTACTCTGGGTTTTGGAGAAATTATCCGTATTGTTGTCACCAATACCATTAACATCACCAACGGTTCCCTGGGATTAAAAAATATTCCGCCCATCAAAAGCATGTGGGTATACTGGGGTTTTGCCATTGCCACCATTTTAATTTTAAAGCAACTGATTAACAGCAGTTGGGGGTATGCCTTTAAGGCTATCCGGGATAATGAGATTGCCGCCGAGGCCATGGGCATTGACATCTTCAAACACAAGTTAATGTCCTTTACCATTGGGGCCTTCTTTGCCGGCATTGCCGGGGCCTTGATGGGGCACTTGATAACCTCCATCGACCCCACCATGTTCCGGTTCCTCTTTACCTTCCAAATCCTCTTAATTATTGTTTTGGGTGGCTTAGGCAGCATGACTGGTTCGGTAATTTCTGCAGTGGTGGTGACAGTAATGATGGAAGTACTGCGTTTTGTGGAACAACCCATGACTCTTTTGGGCTTTAACATCCCCGGCATTCCCGGTATGAGAATGGTTATTTTCTCAGTACTGTTACTTCTGGTTATTCTCTTCTATCGCCAGGGCTTAATGGGAACTAAGGAGTTTAACTGGGATTGGGTGCTGAACAAGTTTGGTGTAAAAAGAAGCAGCAGTGAAAGGGGAGTTAGGGCTGATGGTTAA
- a CDS encoding ABC transporter ATP-binding protein produces the protein MVNSSQEKVLRVDNITMQFGGLRAVSNLNLDIAPQQIVGLIGPNGAGKTTAFNMITGVYKPTSGHIYFKDTDITGLKPNRITELGIARTFQNIRLFSSMSVLENVMISKHVRLKANPLEAILGLPRYTRAHKRHYEECMQLLEQVQLADLADEKATSLPYGKQRRLEIARALATQPELILLDEPAAGMNPQESLELMEFIGRVRDEFGLSVLMIEHHMEVVMGICEHIVVLDHGETIAQGTPQEIQNNQQVIEAYLGVVEESA, from the coding sequence ATGGTTAATTCTTCGCAGGAGAAGGTTTTGCGGGTTGACAATATAACCATGCAGTTCGGGGGTTTGCGAGCGGTATCTAATTTAAACCTGGACATTGCTCCCCAACAAATTGTTGGCCTGATTGGACCTAACGGTGCCGGTAAAACAACAGCCTTTAATATGATTACCGGGGTGTACAAACCCACCAGCGGCCATATCTATTTTAAAGATACTGATATTACAGGGTTGAAGCCCAACCGCATTACCGAACTGGGCATTGCCCGTACTTTCCAAAACATTCGCCTGTTCTCCAGTATGAGTGTGTTAGAAAATGTTATGATCAGTAAACACGTCCGGCTAAAGGCTAATCCCCTGGAAGCCATTTTGGGATTACCCAGATATACCAGAGCCCATAAACGCCACTATGAGGAATGTATGCAGCTGTTGGAGCAGGTTCAGTTGGCTGATCTGGCTGACGAAAAAGCCACTTCATTACCCTACGGTAAACAACGCCGACTGGAGATTGCCCGGGCCCTGGCCACCCAACCGGAACTTATTTTGTTGGATGAACCGGCGGCCGGGATGAACCCCCAGGAATCACTGGAACTGATGGAGTTTATCGGCCGGGTCAGGGATGAGTTTGGATTAAGCGTACTGATGATTGAGCACCACATGGAAGTTGTTATGGGTATTTGTGAGCATATTGTAGTCTTAGACCATGGGGAAACCATTGCCCAGGGAACACCCCAGGAGATCCAAAATAACCAGCAAGTAATTGAAGCTTATCTGGGGGTGGTGGAAGAAAGTGCTTAA
- a CDS encoding ABC transporter ATP-binding protein, producing the protein MLKVENLHVYYGGIHALKGITLEVPENKIVTLVGANGAGKSTTLRAISGLVTTAEGKITFRGEDITRTKTAEIVKKGITLVPEGRRIFANLTVLENLNMGAYARNDKDGIKKDINNIYEMFPRLKEREWQAAGTLSGGEQQMLAIGRALMSRPALLMMDEPSLGLAPLLVKEVFKIIKDIYSKGMTILLIEQNATAALQVADYGYVLETGNIVLQGPGKELAANEEVKKAYLGKVQ; encoded by the coding sequence GTGCTTAAGGTAGAAAATTTGCATGTTTACTACGGTGGTATTCACGCCCTCAAGGGAATTACCCTGGAGGTACCGGAAAATAAAATTGTCACTTTGGTGGGAGCCAACGGTGCCGGTAAGAGTACCACCCTGCGGGCCATCAGCGGCCTGGTGACGACAGCAGAAGGGAAAATAACCTTTCGGGGTGAAGATATTACCAGGACTAAAACGGCTGAGATTGTTAAAAAAGGGATTACCCTGGTGCCTGAAGGAAGGCGGATTTTTGCTAACCTGACCGTATTGGAGAATCTGAATATGGGTGCCTATGCCCGTAATGATAAAGATGGTATTAAAAAGGATATTAATAATATTTACGAAATGTTTCCTCGCTTAAAGGAAAGGGAGTGGCAGGCGGCCGGCACTCTGTCAGGTGGCGAACAGCAAATGCTGGCCATCGGCCGGGCCCTCATGTCCCGTCCTGCCTTGTTAATGATGGACGAGCCTTCCCTGGGCTTAGCGCCCCTGTTAGTAAAGGAAGTATTTAAGATTATTAAAGACATTTACAGTAAAGGCATGACTATTCTGTTAATCGAACAAAACGCCACTGCCGCGCTGCAGGTGGCTGATTACGGTTATGTTTTGGAAACCGGGAATATCGTGTTACAGGGTCCGGGCAAGGAACTGGCGGCCAATGAAGAAGTTAAGAAAGCATATTTAGGCAAAGTACAGTAG
- a CDS encoding Fur family transcriptional regulator: MMINKLKNLGLKLTPQRLAILNLLEGNTKHPSAEEIYKQLKPRFPSLSLATVYNTLEILAKAGELQEIRIKADKRHFDPNPNPHGHFLCRSCQSIYDLDAGPLEIQRPFNINGFLVEEYTLYFYGICPNCREKSSSQ, encoded by the coding sequence ATGATGATAAATAAACTTAAAAATTTAGGTCTGAAATTAACACCTCAAAGATTGGCAATTTTAAATTTGCTTGAAGGAAATACAAAACATCCGTCAGCAGAGGAAATATACAAGCAATTAAAACCACGATTTCCTTCTTTATCCCTTGCGACGGTATACAATACCCTGGAAATACTGGCTAAAGCAGGGGAATTGCAAGAGATAAGGATAAAGGCAGATAAAAGACATTTTGATCCAAATCCTAACCCCCATGGTCATTTTTTATGCCGGAGTTGTCAATCTATTTATGATTTGGATGCAGGACCTCTGGAAATACAAAGGCCATTTAATATTAATGGGTTTCTGGTAGAAGAGTATACACTTTATTTTTATGGAATATGCCCGAACTGCAGGGAAAAAAGCAGCAGCCAATAA